A region of Paraburkholderia sp. BL23I1N1 DNA encodes the following proteins:
- a CDS encoding bifunctional UDP-4-keto-pentose/UDP-xylose synthase produces MKKVLILGVNGFIGHHLSKRILETTDWEVFGMDMQTERLGDLINHERMHFFEGDITINKEWVEYHIKKCDVILPLVAIATPATYVKQPLRVFELDFEANLPIVRSAAKYGKHLVFPSTSEVYGMCTDEQFDPEESQLTYGPINKPRWIYACSKQLMDRVIWGYGMEGLNFTLFRPFNWIGPGLDSIYTPKEGSSRVVTQFLGHIVRGENISLVDGGAQKRAFTDIDDGIGALMKIIENRDGVATGKIYNIGNPTNNFSVRELAHKMLALAAEFPEYAELAKQVQLVETSSGAYYGAGYQDVQNRVPKIDNTMQELGWAPKSTFDEALRKIFEAYRGHVAEARALVEQQ; encoded by the coding sequence ATGAAAAAAGTCCTGATTCTGGGTGTGAACGGCTTCATCGGCCATCACCTGTCCAAACGCATTCTCGAAACGACCGATTGGGAAGTTTTCGGGATGGACATGCAGACCGAACGTCTGGGTGACCTGATCAACCATGAGCGGATGCACTTCTTCGAAGGCGACATCACGATCAACAAGGAGTGGGTCGAATATCACATCAAGAAGTGCGATGTGATCCTGCCGCTGGTCGCGATCGCCACGCCCGCCACGTACGTGAAGCAGCCGCTGCGCGTGTTCGAACTGGATTTCGAAGCGAACCTGCCGATCGTGCGTTCGGCCGCCAAATACGGCAAGCACCTCGTGTTTCCGTCGACCTCCGAGGTCTACGGCATGTGCACGGACGAGCAGTTCGATCCGGAAGAGTCGCAACTGACGTACGGCCCGATCAACAAGCCGCGCTGGATCTACGCGTGCTCCAAGCAGTTGATGGACCGCGTGATCTGGGGTTACGGCATGGAAGGCCTCAACTTCACGCTGTTCCGTCCGTTCAACTGGATCGGCCCGGGCCTCGATTCGATCTATACACCGAAGGAAGGCAGCTCGCGCGTGGTCACGCAGTTCCTCGGCCATATCGTGCGCGGCGAGAACATCAGCCTGGTGGACGGCGGTGCGCAAAAGCGCGCGTTCACGGATATCGACGACGGCATCGGCGCGCTGATGAAGATCATCGAGAACAGGGACGGTGTGGCCACGGGCAAGATCTACAACATCGGCAACCCGACCAACAACTTCTCGGTGCGCGAGCTCGCGCACAAGATGCTGGCACTGGCCGCCGAATTCCCGGAATACGCCGAACTCGCGAAGCAGGTGCAACTGGTCGAAACGTCCTCGGGCGCGTACTACGGCGCGGGCTATCAGGACGTGCAAAACCGTGTGCCGAAGATCGACAACACGATGCAGGAACTCGGCTGGGCGCCGAAGTCGACCTTCGACGAAGCGCTGCGCAAGATTTTCGAAGCGTATCGCGGCCACGTTGCCGAAGCTCGCGCCCTCGTCGAACAACAATAA
- a CDS encoding formyltransferase, whose translation MKPRAVVFAYHNVGVRCLQVLLARGVDVALVVTHEDSPTENIWFGSVASVAAEHGIPVVTPADPKSAELRAAVSAARPDFIFSFYYRHMLPVDLLALAPRGAYNMHGSLLPKYRGRVPTNWAVIHGETETGATLHEMAAKPDAGAIIAQTPVPILPDDTAAQVFDKVTVAAEQTLWRVLPALLAGEAPHLPNDLSHGSYYGGRKPEDGRIDWTQPAQQVYNLIRAVAPPYPGAFAEIAGHRFIVARARLAAPGALRSDLPPGLHVSDNAVFAICGDGRAIAIHELRHQHDGNETVVAPAEFARLIQTPLETPRYS comes from the coding sequence ATGAAGCCGCGCGCCGTCGTATTCGCGTATCACAACGTCGGCGTGCGCTGCCTGCAGGTGCTGCTCGCACGCGGTGTCGACGTGGCGCTGGTCGTTACGCACGAGGACAGCCCGACCGAAAACATCTGGTTCGGCAGCGTCGCCTCGGTTGCGGCCGAGCACGGTATTCCGGTCGTCACGCCGGCCGATCCGAAAAGCGCGGAATTGCGCGCCGCGGTGAGCGCCGCGCGCCCGGACTTCATCTTCTCGTTCTACTACCGCCATATGTTGCCGGTCGACCTGCTGGCGCTCGCCCCACGGGGCGCTTACAACATGCACGGCTCGCTTCTGCCGAAGTACCGCGGCCGCGTGCCGACCAACTGGGCGGTGATCCACGGCGAAACCGAAACCGGCGCGACGCTCCACGAAATGGCCGCCAAGCCCGATGCGGGCGCGATCATCGCGCAAACGCCGGTGCCGATCCTGCCCGACGACACCGCCGCGCAAGTGTTCGACAAGGTCACGGTGGCCGCCGAACAAACCCTGTGGCGTGTGCTCCCTGCTCTGCTCGCGGGCGAAGCGCCGCATCTGCCGAACGATCTGTCGCACGGCAGCTATTACGGCGGCCGCAAGCCGGAAGACGGCCGGATCGATTGGACGCAGCCCGCGCAGCAGGTCTACAACCTGATCCGCGCGGTAGCCCCGCCCTATCCCGGCGCGTTTGCCGAGATCGCCGGCCACCGCTTCATCGTCGCCCGTGCGCGTCTGGCCGCGCCCGGCGCGCTTCGCTCGGATTTGCCGCCGGGCCTGCACGTAAGCGATAATGCCGTTTTTGCGATATGCGGCGACGGCCGCGCGATCGCCATCCACGAATTGCGGCATCAGCATGACGGCAACGAAACCGTTGTCGCCCCGGCCGAATTCGCCCGGCTCATCCAAACTCCCCTCGAAACTCCCCGTTACTCATGA
- a CDS encoding multidrug efflux SMR transporter translates to MNPISLFCILAGVTLNAGAQLLLKAGTNAVGHFEFTRANILPIAFRLATQPPIIGGLACYVISVGVWVVGLSRVDVSIAYPMLSLGYVVNAFAAWYLFGEVMSVQKLVGIGVILIGVVVLARS, encoded by the coding sequence ATGAACCCGATTTCGCTCTTTTGTATCCTCGCCGGCGTCACGTTGAACGCCGGCGCGCAGTTGCTGCTCAAAGCCGGAACGAATGCCGTTGGACACTTCGAATTCACCCGTGCGAACATCCTGCCCATCGCCTTTCGCCTCGCGACGCAGCCGCCGATCATCGGCGGGCTCGCCTGTTATGTGATCAGCGTGGGCGTGTGGGTGGTCGGACTCTCGCGGGTGGACGTGTCAATTGCCTATCCGATGCTGTCGCTCGGATACGTCGTCAACGCGTTCGCGGCGTGGTATCTATTCGGCGAAGTGATGTCCGTGCAGAAGCTGGTAGGGATCGGCGTCATCCTGATCGGCGTGGTCGTCCTGGCGCGAAGCTAG
- a CDS encoding polysaccharide deacetylase family protein: MARIVLKIDVDTLRGTREGVPNLARIFDRFKARATFLFSLGPDHTGWAMRRVLRPGFLKKVSRTSVVEHYGIRQLMYGVLLPGPDIGVKTAAEMRAIHEAGFECGIHTWDHVYWQDNVRSQDREWTEKQMQKSFNRFVAIFGAPPVTHGAAGWQMNGHAFEQIDAWGMHYASDGRGHSPYLPVVGGKQLSHVQMPTTLPTLDEVLGVDGVDEHNVAAWMLKHTENNPHDQVFTLHAELEGQKLAPIFEQLLEGWRAQGHTFATMGDYYATLDRSTLPSYPVTWGEIPGRSGELIVQP; this comes from the coding sequence TTGGCTCGTATCGTCCTGAAGATCGACGTCGACACGCTGCGCGGCACTCGCGAAGGCGTGCCGAATCTCGCTCGCATTTTCGACCGCTTCAAGGCGCGCGCCACTTTTCTCTTCAGCCTCGGGCCCGACCACACCGGTTGGGCGATGCGTCGCGTGTTGCGGCCGGGCTTTCTGAAAAAGGTGTCGCGCACGTCGGTGGTCGAACATTACGGCATCAGGCAATTGATGTACGGCGTGCTGCTGCCCGGACCGGACATCGGTGTGAAAACCGCCGCCGAAATGCGCGCGATTCATGAGGCCGGCTTCGAATGCGGCATCCACACGTGGGATCACGTTTACTGGCAGGACAACGTGCGTTCGCAGGACCGCGAGTGGACCGAGAAGCAGATGCAGAAGAGCTTCAACCGCTTCGTCGCGATCTTCGGCGCGCCGCCCGTCACGCACGGCGCGGCAGGCTGGCAGATGAACGGCCATGCGTTCGAGCAGATCGACGCGTGGGGTATGCACTACGCGTCCGACGGGCGCGGCCACTCGCCGTATCTGCCGGTGGTCGGCGGCAAGCAGCTGTCGCACGTGCAGATGCCCACCACGCTGCCCACGCTCGACGAAGTGCTCGGCGTGGATGGTGTCGACGAGCACAACGTCGCGGCATGGATGCTGAAGCACACCGAGAACAATCCGCACGATCAGGTGTTCACGCTGCACGCGGAACTCGAAGGACAAAAGCTCGCGCCGATTTTCGAACAGCTGCTGGAAGGCTGGCGCGCGCAAGGCCATACCTTCGCGACCATGGGTGATTACTACGCCACGCTAGACCGCAGCACGCTGCCATCGTACCCTGTTACGTGGGGCGAAATTCCAGGCCGCTCCGGCGAGTTGATTGTCCAGCCCTGA
- a CDS encoding pyridoxal phosphate-dependent aminotransferase has product MPAVKPILKSNKLLNVCYDIRGPVLEHAKRLEEEGHRIIKLNIGNLAAFGFDAPDEIIQDMILNLPGSSGYSDSKGVFAARKAIMHYTQQKGVHGVELDDIYIGNGASELIVMALQGLLNDGDEVLLPAPDYPLWTAGVSLSGGTPVHYICDESNSWMPDLDDIRAKITPNTRALVVINPNNPTGALYSDELLLGLIEIARQHGLVIFADEVYDKIVYDGKKHTSMAALSEDVLTVTFNSLSKSYRSCGYRAGWMFISGLTGENRRHAKDYFEGLGILASMRLCPNVPGQYAIQTALGGYQSINDLIVPSGRLYKQRELAYDMLTAIPGVSCVKPEAALYMFPRLDPKIYPIQDDQQFILDLLLEERVLLVQGTGFNWKTPDHFRVVFLPNVDDLADSINRIARFLDGYRKRHTA; this is encoded by the coding sequence GTGCCCGCCGTGAAACCGATTCTCAAATCCAACAAGTTGTTGAATGTCTGCTATGACATTCGCGGGCCTGTCCTCGAACACGCGAAGCGGCTCGAAGAAGAGGGCCACCGCATCATCAAGCTGAACATCGGCAATCTCGCGGCGTTCGGCTTCGACGCGCCGGACGAAATCATTCAGGACATGATCCTGAATCTGCCGGGCTCGTCCGGCTACTCGGATTCCAAGGGTGTGTTCGCCGCGCGCAAGGCAATCATGCATTACACGCAGCAAAAGGGCGTGCATGGCGTCGAACTGGACGACATCTACATCGGCAATGGCGCCTCCGAGCTGATCGTGATGGCGCTGCAGGGCCTCCTGAACGACGGCGACGAAGTGTTGCTGCCCGCGCCGGATTACCCGCTGTGGACCGCCGGCGTTAGCCTCTCGGGCGGCACGCCGGTGCACTACATCTGCGATGAATCGAACAGCTGGATGCCCGATCTGGACGACATCCGCGCGAAAATCACGCCAAATACGCGTGCGCTCGTCGTCATCAATCCGAACAACCCGACCGGCGCGCTGTACTCGGACGAACTGCTGCTTGGCCTGATCGAGATCGCCCGCCAGCACGGCCTCGTGATCTTCGCTGACGAGGTCTACGACAAGATCGTCTATGACGGCAAGAAGCACACGTCGATGGCCGCGCTCTCCGAAGACGTGCTCACCGTCACGTTCAACAGCCTCTCGAAGAGCTACCGTTCGTGCGGCTACCGTGCCGGCTGGATGTTCATCTCGGGCCTGACCGGCGAGAACCGCCGCCATGCCAAAGACTATTTCGAAGGGCTCGGCATTCTGGCCTCCATGCGCCTGTGCCCGAACGTGCCCGGCCAGTACGCGATCCAGACCGCGCTGGGCGGCTATCAGAGCATTAACGACCTGATCGTGCCGAGCGGGCGCCTGTACAAACAGCGCGAACTCGCGTATGACATGCTCACAGCGATTCCCGGCGTGAGCTGCGTGAAGCCCGAGGCGGCGCTGTATATGTTCCCGCGCCTCGATCCGAAGATTTATCCGATTCAGGACGACCAGCAGTTCATCCTCGACCTTCTGCTGGAAGAGCGCGTGCTGCTGGTTCAAGGCACCGGTTTCAACTGGAAGACGCCGGACCACTTCCGCGTCGTGTTCCTGCCGAACGTGGACGATCTCGCGGATTCGATCAACCGGATCGCGCGCTTTCTGGACGGTTACCGCAAGCGCCACACGGCTTGA
- a CDS encoding Mth938-like domain-containing protein: protein MKLHQDSSGALNTVTGYGAGYVEINLVRHAGSILMLPDAPVIAWPVSSFDQLSAEHFAMLVDAAPEVVVFGSGERLRFPHPRLTAALTAKRIGVETMDFKAACRTYNILMAEGRKVAAALLIEA from the coding sequence TTGAAATTACATCAGGATTCCAGCGGCGCCCTCAACACCGTCACCGGCTACGGCGCCGGCTACGTCGAAATCAATCTGGTGCGCCACGCCGGCAGCATTCTCATGCTGCCGGACGCGCCCGTCATCGCCTGGCCCGTCTCCTCTTTCGACCAGTTGAGCGCCGAACACTTCGCCATGCTGGTGGACGCGGCGCCCGAAGTGGTCGTGTTCGGCAGCGGCGAACGGCTGCGCTTCCCGCATCCGCGGCTGACCGCCGCACTCACCGCCAAACGCATCGGCGTCGAAACGATGGACTTCAAGGCCGCCTGCCGCACCTACAACATTCTGATGGCCGAGGGCCGCAAGGTCGCGGCCGCGTTGCTGATCGAAGCCTAG
- the thrC gene encoding threonine synthase codes for MNYLSTRGAGAGERHTFSEILLGGLAKDGGLYLPAQYPRVTVDELTRWRTLPYADLAFEILSKFSDDIPAEDLRALTRKTYTAETYCNVRNDESAAQITPLKTLGVENGAPLSLLELSNGPTLAFKDMAMQLIGNLFEYALARHGETLNILGATSGDTGSAAEYAMRGKKGISVFMLSPHKKMSAFQTAQMYSLQDPNIFNIAVEGVFDDAQDIVKAVSNDHAFKAKYKIGTVNSINWARVVAQVVYYFKGYFAATKSNDERVSFTVPSGNFGNVCAGHIARMMGLPIEKLVVATNENDVLDEFFRTGIYRVRKAAETYHTSSPSMDISKASNFERFVFDLLGRDPARVLQLFRDVEEKGGFDLAASGDFARVAEFGFVSGRSSHEDRVDAIRDVFERYDAMIDTHTADGLKVAREHLQAGIPMIVLETAQPIKFGETIREALEREPERPAAFAGLESLPQRFEVLPADVQRVKDFIAANTGE; via the coding sequence ATGAACTACCTCTCTACGCGCGGCGCCGGAGCCGGCGAGCGCCATACCTTTTCCGAGATTCTGCTGGGCGGCTTGGCGAAAGACGGCGGCCTGTACCTGCCGGCGCAATATCCGCGCGTCACGGTTGACGAGCTGACGCGCTGGCGCACGCTGCCGTACGCGGACCTCGCCTTCGAGATCCTGTCGAAGTTCAGCGACGACATTCCCGCCGAGGACCTGCGCGCGCTGACGCGCAAGACCTACACGGCCGAGACGTATTGCAATGTGCGCAACGACGAAAGCGCTGCGCAGATCACGCCGTTGAAAACGCTGGGCGTCGAGAATGGCGCGCCGCTGTCGCTGCTGGAACTGTCGAACGGTCCGACGCTTGCGTTCAAGGACATGGCGATGCAGTTGATCGGCAACCTGTTCGAATACGCGCTGGCACGTCACGGCGAGACGCTGAACATTCTTGGCGCGACCTCGGGCGACACGGGTAGCGCGGCGGAATATGCGATGCGCGGCAAGAAGGGCATTAGCGTATTCATGCTTTCGCCGCACAAGAAGATGAGCGCGTTCCAGACTGCGCAGATGTACAGCCTGCAGGACCCGAATATTTTCAACATCGCGGTCGAGGGTGTGTTCGACGATGCCCAGGACATTGTGAAGGCGGTTTCGAACGACCACGCGTTCAAGGCGAAGTACAAGATCGGCACGGTCAACTCGATCAACTGGGCGCGCGTCGTAGCCCAGGTGGTGTACTACTTCAAGGGCTACTTCGCCGCGACGAAGTCGAACGACGAGCGCGTCTCGTTCACGGTGCCGTCGGGCAATTTCGGCAATGTGTGTGCGGGTCATATTGCACGCATGATGGGTTTGCCGATCGAGAAGCTGGTGGTCGCAACGAACGAAAACGACGTGCTCGACGAGTTTTTCCGCACGGGCATTTACCGAGTGCGCAAGGCGGCTGAGACTTACCACACGAGCAGCCCGAGCATGGACATTTCGAAGGCTTCGAATTTCGAGCGGTTCGTATTCGACCTGCTGGGCCGCGACCCGGCGCGGGTGCTGCAACTATTCCGCGACGTTGAAGAGAAGGGCGGTTTCGACCTTGCCGCGAGCGGCGATTTTGCGCGCGTGGCGGAATTCGGATTCGTGTCGGGGCGCAGCAGCCACGAGGACCGTGTGGACGCGATCCGCGACGTCTTCGAGCGATACGACGCGATGATCGACACGCACACGGCTGACGGCCTGAAGGTAGCGCGCGAGCATTTGCAGGCGGGCATCCCGATGATCGTGCTGGAGACGGCGCAGCCAATCAAGTTCGGCGAGACGATCCGCGAGGCGCTGGAGCGCGAACCGGAGCGCCCAGCCGCGTTTGCGGGACTGGAGTCGCTTCCGCAGCGGTTTGAAGTGTTGCCGGCGGACGTCCAGCGCGTGAAGGACTTCATCGCGGCAAACACGGGCGAATAA
- a CDS encoding glycosyltransferase family 39 protein, with protein MNDTPTRLPLNRTTILLLVLALAVIWFVPLGWRHLLPSDEGRYAEMAREMFVTGDWITPRYNGYKYFEKPPLQTWANALTFAWFGIGEWQARLYTALTGFAGVLLIGFTGARVFNAATGVFAAIVLATSPYWNLMGHFNTLDMGLSFWMELTLCALLLAQRPNLPTASVRAWMWVCWGAMALAVLSKGLVGLILPGAVLVLYTVIARDWAVWKRLHLIGGLIVFFVIVTPWFVLVQQRNPEFLNFFFIVQQFKRYLTPEQNRPGPFYYFVPVLLVGFLPWLSVTFQSVRHAWRLPRQPNGFAPVTLMLVWTAFIFLFFSASHSKLLSYTLPIAPPIALIIGMYLPLVTRDQFRRHLAGYALFLVVAAFAALFMSRFGNARNPTELYVEYRTWVLAALGVAFVITLVALWLNRRSRAGVPGAVASFGAAWLLLGTIAGTGHDVFGRLSSGAPLAPAIKAEIAKLPADTPLYSVGVLDHTMPFYVDHTMIMVEHADELAFGVSVEPQKWVPTVDAWIERWKADRYALALIPPPTYDKLLKEGLPMQVIARDSRRVVVMKPVAASDAAAQGAPAQAASAPQ; from the coding sequence ATGAACGATACGCCGACGAGGCTACCGCTCAATCGCACCACGATCCTGCTGCTGGTGCTGGCCCTCGCCGTGATCTGGTTCGTGCCGCTCGGCTGGCGCCATCTGCTGCCGAGCGACGAAGGCCGCTACGCCGAAATGGCGCGCGAAATGTTCGTCACCGGCGACTGGATCACGCCGCGCTACAACGGCTACAAGTATTTCGAGAAGCCGCCGCTGCAAACCTGGGCGAACGCGCTCACGTTCGCGTGGTTCGGCATCGGCGAATGGCAGGCGCGGCTCTACACCGCGCTGACGGGCTTTGCCGGCGTGCTGCTGATCGGCTTCACCGGCGCGCGCGTGTTCAACGCGGCAACCGGCGTATTCGCGGCGATTGTGCTGGCCACGTCGCCGTACTGGAACCTGATGGGCCACTTCAACACGCTCGACATGGGCCTGTCGTTCTGGATGGAGCTGACGCTCTGCGCGCTGCTGCTCGCGCAGCGCCCCAACCTGCCGACCGCCAGCGTGCGGGCATGGATGTGGGTGTGCTGGGGAGCGATGGCGCTGGCGGTGCTGTCCAAGGGTCTCGTCGGCCTGATTCTGCCGGGCGCGGTGCTAGTGCTGTACACCGTGATCGCGCGCGACTGGGCCGTGTGGAAACGTCTGCATCTGATCGGCGGCCTGATCGTGTTTTTCGTGATCGTCACGCCGTGGTTCGTGCTGGTGCAGCAGCGCAATCCGGAATTCCTGAACTTCTTCTTCATCGTTCAACAGTTCAAGCGCTATCTGACGCCGGAACAGAACCGCCCGGGCCCGTTCTATTACTTCGTGCCGGTGCTGCTGGTCGGCTTCCTGCCGTGGTTGTCAGTCACCTTCCAGAGCGTGCGCCACGCGTGGCGCCTGCCGCGCCAGCCGAACGGCTTTGCGCCGGTCACGCTGATGCTGGTGTGGACCGCCTTCATCTTCCTGTTCTTCAGCGCGTCCCACTCGAAGCTCCTGTCCTACACGCTGCCGATCGCCCCGCCGATCGCGCTGATCATCGGCATGTACCTGCCGCTCGTCACGCGCGACCAGTTTCGCCGCCATCTCGCCGGCTATGCGCTGTTTCTCGTTGTGGCCGCTTTTGCCGCGCTGTTCATGTCGCGCTTCGGCAACGCACGCAACCCGACTGAACTCTACGTGGAATACCGCACCTGGGTGCTGGCGGCCCTCGGTGTCGCCTTCGTGATCACACTGGTCGCCCTATGGCTGAACCGACGCAGCCGCGCCGGCGTGCCTGGCGCCGTCGCGAGCTTTGGCGCGGCGTGGCTGCTGCTCGGCACGATTGCCGGCACGGGCCACGACGTGTTCGGGCGGCTAAGCTCCGGTGCGCCACTCGCGCCCGCGATCAAGGCCGAGATCGCGAAGTTGCCGGCCGATACGCCGCTCTACTCGGTCGGCGTGCTCGACCACACGATGCCGTTCTACGTCGACCATACGATGATCATGGTCGAACATGCTGACGAACTGGCGTTCGGCGTGTCCGTCGAACCGCAGAAATGGGTGCCGACCGTCGACGCGTGGATCGAGCGCTGGAAGGCCGACCGCTACGCGCTCGCGCTGATCCCGCCGCCGACTTACGACAAACTGCTCAAAGAGGGGCTGCCGATGCAGGTGATCGCGCGCGACTCGCGCCGGGTGGTGGTGATGAAACCCGTGGCCGCGTCCGACGCGGCAGCACAGGGCGCACCGGCGCAGGCCGCATCGGCGCCCCAGTAG
- a CDS encoding DegT/DnrJ/EryC1/StrS aminotransferase family protein, producing MSQSPVPFLPFVKPEIDEETIQGVADVLRSGWITTGPQNQKFEAALSEFCGGRPVRTFNSGTATLEIGLRIAGVGEGDEVITTPASWVATSNVVYEVGATPVFADIDPVTRNIDLDLLEKAITPRTKAIIPVYLSGLPVDMDRLYAIARAHKLRVIEDAAQAFGATWKGERIGRLGDMVSFSFHANKNLTSIEGGALVLNNEEEAILAQKYRLQGITRTGFDGMDCDVLGGKYNLTDVAARVGLGQLPHLERFLAQRKKLVRAYFAGLEGGAAVKLGIGLPFADFENSNWHMFQITLPLEKLSIDRAGFMGALKERGIGSGVHYPAIHLFSLYRARGFKEGMFPHAERFGATNVTLPLFTLMNEGDVERVCRAVNEICEQYGK from the coding sequence ATGAGCCAGTCACCAGTCCCGTTTTTGCCGTTTGTCAAACCTGAGATCGATGAAGAAACGATTCAGGGCGTCGCCGACGTGCTCCGCTCAGGCTGGATCACGACCGGCCCGCAGAACCAGAAGTTCGAAGCGGCGTTGTCCGAATTCTGCGGCGGCCGTCCGGTGCGCACGTTCAATTCCGGCACCGCAACGCTCGAAATCGGCTTGCGGATTGCCGGTGTGGGCGAAGGCGATGAAGTCATCACCACCCCCGCCTCATGGGTCGCGACCAGCAATGTGGTCTACGAAGTCGGCGCGACGCCGGTGTTCGCCGACATCGATCCGGTGACCCGCAACATTGACCTGGACCTGCTGGAAAAGGCCATCACGCCACGCACCAAGGCGATCATTCCGGTGTACCTGTCGGGCCTGCCGGTCGACATGGACCGGCTGTACGCCATCGCCCGCGCCCACAAGCTGCGCGTGATCGAAGACGCCGCACAGGCGTTCGGCGCGACGTGGAAAGGCGAGCGTATCGGCCGACTCGGCGACATGGTTTCGTTCAGCTTCCACGCGAACAAGAATCTGACTTCGATCGAAGGCGGCGCGCTGGTGCTGAACAACGAAGAAGAGGCGATCCTCGCGCAGAAGTACCGCCTGCAAGGTATTACCCGCACCGGCTTCGACGGCATGGACTGCGACGTGCTGGGCGGCAAGTACAACCTGACGGACGTCGCCGCACGCGTCGGCCTCGGTCAACTGCCGCATCTGGAGCGTTTCCTCGCGCAGCGCAAAAAGCTCGTGCGCGCCTATTTCGCAGGGCTCGAAGGCGGCGCGGCGGTCAAGCTGGGCATCGGCCTGCCGTTTGCGGACTTCGAAAACAGCAACTGGCACATGTTCCAGATCACGCTGCCGCTCGAAAAACTGTCGATCGACCGCGCCGGTTTCATGGGCGCGCTGAAAGAGCGTGGCATCGGCTCGGGCGTGCACTATCCTGCGATTCACCTGTTCTCGCTGTACCGTGCGCGCGGCTTCAAGGAAGGGATGTTTCCGCACGCGGAGCGCTTCGGCGCCACCAACGTCACGCTGCCACTGTTCACGCTGATGAACGAGGGCGACGTGGAGCGGGTCTGCCGCGCGGTCAATGAAATTTGCGAACAATACGGAAAATAA
- a CDS encoding glycosyltransferase, with product MSYSEHRAVAPEVSIIIPVYNEEAGLAELFTRLYPALDALGTGYEVIFINDGSRDKSAALLAEQFRARPDTTRVILLNGNYGQHMAILAGFEQSRGEIVITLDADLQNPPEEIGKLVNKMREGFDYVGTIRLQRQDSLWRRKASRAMNRLRERITRIKMTDQGCMLRAYSRHIIDTINRCGEINTFIPALAYTFAQNPVEIEVAHEERFAGESKYSLYSLIRLNFDLVTGFSVVPLQWLSFIGVILSLGSAALFVLLLIRRFIIGAEVQGVFTLFAITFFLLGVIIFALGLLGEYIGRIYQQVRARPRYLVQTILEQRDGTTVSEAPRQALVQAVQAAPLVDQGPNP from the coding sequence ATGAGTTATTCGGAACATCGCGCCGTCGCACCGGAAGTGTCGATCATCATTCCGGTGTACAACGAAGAAGCCGGGCTGGCCGAGCTGTTCACGCGCCTCTACCCGGCGCTCGATGCGCTCGGCACCGGTTATGAAGTGATCTTCATCAACGACGGCAGCCGCGACAAATCCGCCGCCCTGCTCGCCGAGCAGTTCCGCGCGCGGCCCGACACGACCCGCGTGATCCTGCTGAACGGCAACTACGGCCAGCACATGGCGATTCTGGCGGGCTTCGAGCAATCGCGCGGCGAGATCGTCATCACGCTCGACGCCGACCTGCAGAATCCGCCGGAAGAAATCGGCAAGCTGGTCAACAAGATGCGCGAAGGTTTCGACTACGTCGGCACGATCCGTCTGCAACGCCAGGACAGCTTGTGGCGCCGCAAGGCCTCGCGCGCGATGAACCGTCTGCGCGAGCGCATCACGCGCATCAAGATGACCGACCAGGGCTGCATGCTGCGCGCGTACAGCCGGCACATCATCGACACGATCAATCGCTGCGGCGAGATCAACACCTTCATTCCGGCGCTCGCGTACACCTTCGCGCAGAATCCGGTCGAGATCGAAGTCGCGCACGAAGAGCGTTTTGCCGGCGAATCGAAGTACTCGCTGTACAGCCTGATCCGCCTGAATTTCGACCTGGTCACCGGCTTCTCGGTCGTGCCGCTGCAGTGGCTGTCGTTCATCGGCGTGATCCTGTCGCTCGGGTCCGCGGCGCTGTTCGTGCTGCTGCTGATTCGCCGCTTCATCATCGGCGCGGAAGTGCAAGGTGTGTTCACGCTGTTCGCTATCACCTTCTTCCTGCTCGGCGTGATCATCTTCGCGCTGGGCCTGCTGGGTGAATACATCGGCCGGATTTACCAGCAGGTGCGCGCGCGTCCGCGTTACCTGGTGCAGACGATTCTCGAGCAGCGCGACGGCACCACCGTGAGCGAAGCGCCGCGTCAGGCGCTGGTGCAGGCGGTGCAAGCGGCGCCGCTGGTCGATCAGGGCCCAAATCCATGA